GGGACCATCCCGCACGGCGGAGGCGCATTCTCCGGAAAAGATCCGACGAAGGTTGACCGTTCCGCCGCTTATATGGGGCGCTACATAGCGAAGAATCTCGTTGCCGCAGGGATCGCCGATAAGCTCATGATACAGCTCGCGTATGTAATAGGCCGCGCGGAACCGGTCTCCATGATGGTCAATACTTACGGGACCGGCAAGTTGAGCGACGAAAAGATAGTGAAGATCATAAGAGACCACTTTGAGCTCACCCCTCACGGGATCATAGCGGAGCTGAAGCTGCGGGAATCGCAGGATAACAGGTTCAGGCGTACTGCCGCTTACGGCCACTTCGGAAGGACAGAAGACGGGTTCACGTGGGAAGCGACGGACGAGGCGAAGAATCTCAAGAAATACGTAAAATAGCTGATAGCTGAAAACGGAGATAAATTCATGAAATATGATGTGAAGGATTTGAGTTTAGCGAAGAGGGGGAAGCTCCGCATAGAATGGGCAAATGAATACATGGATGTTCTTGGCCTGGTGCGTAAACGTTTTAAAAAAGAGAGACCGCTTAAGGGACTTAAGGTGGCGTGCTGCCTTCACGTTACGACAGAGACGGCGAACCTTATGGACACGCTAAAGGCGGGCGGTGCCCACGTAGCCCTGTGCGCCTCAAATCCGTTGAGCACACAGGATGATGTTGCCGCATCACTCGTGAAAGATTTCGGCATAAGCACATTCTCAATAAAGGGAGAGGGCTCCGGGACGTATTATAAACATCTCAACGGCGCCCTGGACATAGGACCCGATATAACTATGGACGACGGCGCCGACCTCGTCTCCACGATACATAAGACGCGCAAGGACCTTGTCGGGCAGATATTGGGCGGGACGGAGGAGACGACCACCGGTGTCATACGCCTCAGGAACCTGGAGCGGGAGGGGAGGCTGCTCTATCCTATAATAGCGGTGAACGACGCCGATACCAAGCACCTCTTCGACAACAGGTACGGCACCGGCCAGTCGACGATCGACGGCATACTGCGCGCCACGAACATGCTCCTCGCCGGCTCCAATTTTGTCGTATGCGGATACGGCTGGTGCGGCAGGGGCGTTGCCATGCGGGCCAGGGGCATGGGGGCGAACGTCTTCATAGCCGAGACGGACCCGCTTAAGGCGCTGGAAGCGGTAATGGACGGTTATAATGTGACTTCGCTCAGGGAGGCATGCAAGGTCGGCAATGTCTTTATAACCGTGACGGGCGATATGCACGTACTGCGGAAAGAACATTTTGAGCTCATGCCGGACGGCGCGATCATAGCGAATTCCGGACACTTCAATGTGGAGATAGATATACCGGCCCTGGCGAAGCTGTCGAAGAAGAGACGGACGGTGCGTGAATCAGTGGAAGAGTATACGCTGAAGGACGGAAGGCGCATCAACCTTCTTGGTGAAGGACGCCTCGTCAATCTTGCCGCCGCCGAAGGGCATCCGGCGAGCGTCATGGATATGAGTTTCGCAGATCAGGCGCTCTGCTGCGAATATATAGCGAAGAATTACAAGGACCTGAAGAAGAAGGTATATAAAGTGCCGGGGCACATCGATCGTGATGTGGCGAAGCTTAAACTTGAGTCGCTTGGCATCAGGATAGACAGCCTGACGGAAGAGCAGAAGAGATATCTGGAAAGTTGGGAATCCGGGACATAGAAAGGAGCAGCACTGCAATGGGAAGAAGACCGTTGGATATGGATAAGCTTGCGCTTGAACTGGCGCTGGCCGATGACAGATCGGTAAAGGGCGAATTGGCCAAAAAGATACTGGACCTGGGGTATAAGAACGGGATATACCCGTCCAGCATCAACGGGTTTTACATGGCCAGGGGCAGGGGCGAGACGCGCGGGGATTTTACGGTGCCGGCTATAAACCTGAGGACGATGACATACGATCTCGCAAAGGCGATATTCAGGGTCGCCGGGAAGATGAACGCCGGGGCCTTTATATTCGAGATAGCCAAATCGGAGATGGGGTACACGGGCCAGCCGCCGGCGGAATACACGGCGGTATGCGTGGCGGCAGCGCTGAAAGAGGGATGGAAAGGGCCCGTCTTCATACAGGGAGACCATTTCCAGGTGAGCGCCAAAAATTACAAACAGGACCCTGTGAAGGAACTGGACGGCCTTAAGGCGCTGATAACGCAGGCCATGGAGTCAGGGTTCTACAATATAGACATAGATTCTTCTACACTGGTAGACCTGTCAAAGAGCGATATAAAGAAACAGCAGAAGCTGAATTACGAGGTATGCGCAGAACTCACCAATTTCATACGCCGGAACCAGCCGCGCGGCATAGAGGTATCGGTAGGCGGAGAGATAGGGGAGGTGGGAAGCAAGAATTCGACCCCTGAGGACCTTAGGGCGTTCATGGGCGGTTACAGAGAGCGGCTCAGGAAGGGCAGGACAGGCATAAGCAAGATAAGCATACAGACAGGCACATCTCACGGAGGCGTGGTCCTTCCGGACGGCACCGTAGCGAAGGTGAAACTGGATTTCGACACCCTGAAGAACCTGTCGAAGATCGCCCGTGAGGAGTACGGTCTGGCCGGCGCTGTACAGCACGGCGCATCGACGCTCCCGTCGGACGCGTTCGGTAAGTTCCCCGAAGAGGGGACGGCGGAAGTGCACCTTGCCACAGAGTTCCAGAACATGGTATATGAGAGCGCCCACTTTCCCAAAGAACTTAAGGGCGCGATATACGATTGGCTGAAGAAGACCCAGGGCGCGGAGCGGAAACCCGACCAGACAGAAGAGCAGTTCCTGTACAGCGCGCGCAAGAAAGCGCTCGGCCAGTTCAAGAAAGATATACTGGGCCTTCCCGCGGGAACGAAAGACACCATAGCGCGGGAGATAGAAGCGAAGTTCGAATTTCTATTCAACAAGCTTAATGTGGCAGGGACGAAAGACGAAGTCCTGAAACATACGGTCCTGAAGAGGGTCATCTCAAGGAAGAGGGGGGAGGGACCTGCTAAGGATGTCGAGATCAGTCACGAGGGAGCCGATTAGCTTCTCTTATTGACCAGATAGACGCCGATGGCGGCGAAGAGGACGTTGCCCAGCCATGCGCCTGCGATGGGCGGGATGAACCCGGCTTTTCCGAAAGCGACCGAGACCGCTATAGCTGCATAGTATAAAAGTCCTATCATTATGCTCATGCCTATGCCTATGAGGACGCCGCCGCGCGTCGTTATGATGGCAAAGGGCGTACCCACCAGTATTATTATCAGGCTTATGAAGGGAAAGGCCACCTTATAGTGGAGGTCCACCAGGAGCCCGCGCGTAAGCCGGGTCCCTGCGCCGCTGAAGTTCTTTATGTAATGGCTCAGTTCCCGGAAGCTGACAAAATCCGCCCGCCATTCCCTGTTTGCAAAATCGTTCGGCTTCTCTTTTATAGGTATGACCCTTTCCGCGAAAAATTGCGGCTCCCCGAGTATCTTTCCGGCGTTATCTATCTTATACATTATGACCTTGTAGAACTTCCATCCCTCATCGGTCCAGACGCCGCTTGAGGCGGTGGTCTTCGATATAAGGCGCTGCGATGAGTCGTGTTCGTGGATGATCACATCGCCGAGCGTCTTCTTCTCTATGTCGTAGTTCCTCGCAAAGACGATCCTGTTGCCTGCGCCGTAGACCGCCACGTTCTCTATTATGCCCTGATCCCGGCCTTTCCGTTTATCCTTTTCAAGCTCGTCCCGCCTTATTACGTTCGATATCTTTGAGCTCATAGGGATGATGCGGTCATTTACGATGAAGACGACCACGCTTATGACGAAGCCGCATATCAGGATAGGCGCGAGGATGCGCCACAGGCTTATCCCGCTCGATTTCATAGCGGTTATCTCGTTATGCTTGTTAAGATTACTGAGCATATATATAGCCGAGAGGAGGACGGCCATGGGCGTTATCTGTATGAATATGGTGGGGCAATAGTAGACATAAAACGCCACAAGCGAAGAGAACGGTATCTTATATTTCACGATGTCATCTATGAAAGAGAAGACATCTATGATAACGGCCATTATTATGAATATGAAGAGGCACCACAGAAAAGGCCCCAGGAAACCCCTTACGATATAGCGATCTACGATCTTCATTCTTGAGCTTTCAGTTATTAGCTATCAGCTATCAGCTAGTAAGTTTTATAGGCCTCGCGCCAGCGTGAGGCAGCGGACTTTCCCGGCGCCGGCATCAAGAAGCGTCTTTGCGCACTCGTCGAGCGTAGCGCCGGTAGTCATCACGTCGTCCACGATCAGTATATTTTTGCCGGATACGGCGCTGCGGCGCGCCGCCCTGAACGCGCCGCGGAGGTTGGTGAGCCGCCCGGCCCTTGAGAGCTCATTCTGGCGCTTCGTCGACCTCGTCTTCTGAAGCATATCTGCAAGCGGTATGCCGGACTCGTCCCCTAATCTCGCGGCCAGGACCTTCGAGTGGTTGAACTCCCTCTTTCTGAGAAGCGCCTCCTGGACGGGTACATATGTGACGGTATCGATACCTCCGAGCAGGTCTTTATCTTCGCATGCGAGATCTATGAGAAAAGAGGAAAGCGTCCGTCCCAGCGATATCCTGCCCTTATATTTGAAGAGCCGGATCAGTTCCTTCAGCGCGCCTTCGTAGAGACACGCGGAGCGTGCCATTTCGAAATGGAAATGGTGCGTCCGGCATTCGGCGCATAATCCGGGGCCGTCCTGAACGGAACGGCCGCATTTCCGGCAATGCGGCCCGGGGTTCCTGCGCACCGTATGAAGGCACGCCGCGCATACGCCGGACCGGCCGAGCGGGTCGAGGTCCTTACCGCACAGGGCGCAGCGCAGGGGATAGACGAGGTTCAATATGCTCTTCGCGATGACACCGGCGCTCTTCATAGCGCATATCATATCACGCCCGTCTCATGGATGTCAATTTCCAATGCCATGGTGTAAAATTTTTACGGGTCCCCTCCTTCGCAGCTTCTGCCATTCAGAGATCTTTTGCTTCGGAGGGCAGGCTGCCGCTCCCTCGCCTTTTGTTCTATAGGGGCTGTGACTGATGAGGCGTAGTGCGATCCGATCGTGGTGTAGCACATCGCCGTAGCGCCCCTGTGCGACAAAAGGCTCGGTCGCGTCATACTAAAATTTCCTCTGTGAAATTTTAGTATTTTAATAGCCTATAGATTATCCCAAATTTCTCCTTTATAAAAATTTGGGGTCACCCGTAAAAATTTTACTGCACCCTGCCGCACGAAGGGTACTGTGAACGGCCATTAGAATTTTTTCGGCAATACCAGCTATCTCTTATTGGTGCACAAGGATTTACGTTGAGCGAATGCAGGAACTGACCGAGGCATGACACAAACGTATATGTGCACCCGTACAGGTGGCGGTATAGCACCCTGAAAGGGTGCTATACCATGAATAAAGGTATAAACACAAAGGCCGAGGGAATTCCTGCAAATTCGCGAGACGTAAACCGCAGCCTTCAAGGCTATAGGCAGGCTGTAGGCACCAATTTTGCTATGCAAAATTGGTAGTGCACGGCGAAAAAATTCAGGCCGTGAACAGGACCCTGAGTGCGGCAGGGGAGGAAAAATTTTCATCTACAAATCTTCTTGCGAGGCAGCGATATTTGTCTTATAATATGGCCTTCTTATGGGACAGAAGATCAGGAAGATCATCGCTCTTTTACACAGGGCGTACGGACGGCCGAGGCCGTGGAGGAGGACGGACCCTGTCGATGAATTGGTCAGGACCGTACTTTCGCAGAATACGAACGACAGGAACTCCCTGGCGGCATTCGCTATATTAAAGCGGGCCTTCAGGTCATGGAAGGGCGTATTGGATGTGGACACAAGAAGGCTGGCCCGTCTCATAAGGCACGCGGGCCTGGCCAATATCAAGGCAGCCCGCATAAAGGGTATCCTGGAGGAGATAAGAAGGCGGGAAGGGGAGATAACCCTTTCATCATTAAAGAGTTCGGATATCCGGCATTCTCTCGAATATCTGACATCCCTTAAGGGCGTCGGCCCCAAGACGGCCTCATGCGTCCTGCTCTTCAGTTTCGGTAAGCCCGTTATGCCGGTAGACACACATATATTCCGGGTGGCTAAGCGGCTTGGGCTTATAGAAGCGGACTCGGATATCGCCGAAGCACACCGTATATTGACAGGGGCCGTTCCAAAGAGCTTGATATATGAGTTCCATTTAGGTATAATAGAGCACGGTCGTCGCACCTGCAGGGCCAGGGATCCCAGGTGCGGCGAATGCCTTTTGTACAGGGTATGCAGGTTCGATAAAAAAGAGTTCTTCAGCAAAAGGGGTCAACGTTGATACGAAAAGCCAATCTTAATGACGTAAAGAAGATACAGAAGCTCATAAATCACTACGCCAGGCACAACCAGATGCTGCCAAGGTCGCTGAATGAGCTTTATGAAAATATCAGGGATTTCTTCGTATATGCCGAAGGCAATGCCATATACGGCTGCTGCGCCCTACATATCGACTGGGAGGACCTGGCCGAGATAAAGAGCCTGGCCGTGGCGAAGTCAAAGTCCGGCAAAGGCATAGGTAGGAGGCTCCTGATGCAGTGCCTTAAGGAGGCGAAGGGCCTGAAGGTGAAGAGGATATTTGCGCTCACCTATATACCCGGGTTCTTCGAACTCTTCGGGTTCAGCGTGGTCAGCAAGAAGGAGCTTCCGCATAAGATATGGAGCGAGTGTATAAAGTGCGTATACTTTACGGGTTGTAAAGAGATAGCGATGATGAAAGAGATCTGACGATGGGATACACGATAACAGAAAAGATACTGCTGAAGCATACGAAAGCAAAAGAGATACATCCCGGAGAATTCCTGAACGCGAGGGTCGACCTCTGTCTGGGGAATGACATCACGGCGCCGTTCGCGATCGAGGAGTTCGAAAAGCTCGGTCTGGCGAAGGTATTCGACAGGAAAAGGATCGCGCTCGTCCCGGACCATTTTGCGCCGGCCAAGGATATGAAGAGCGCGAACCAGTGCAAGAAGCTGGCGGAATTTTCCAGGAAGTACGGGATAGTCAATTATTTTGAAGTCGGCAAGATGGGTATAGAGCATGCGCTTCTCCCGGAGACGGGTCTCGTCCTGCCCGGCGACCTGGTCATAGGCGCCGATTCGCACACGTGCACGTACGGCGCGCTGGGGGCATTCTCGACGGGCATAGGATCGACCGATCTCGCGGCGGCATTCGCCACCGGAGAATGCTGGCTCAGGGTCCCCGAGTCGATGAAGTTCATATTCTTCGGCCGGTTGAACAGGTGGGTCGGCGGCAAGGACCTCATACTTCACACGATAGGGGATATAGGCGTAGACGGGGCCAGGTATCGCGCGATGGAATTTTGCGGAGAGACGATAGAAGCGCTCCCGATCGATGACCGCCTATCCATGTGCAATATGGCCATAGAAGCGGGCGGGAAGAACGGTATAATCGCCCCCGATAAGATAACGATGCGGTATATCAGGTCTATAAAGGACAAGAGACGGGCCGGGTACGGTAAGGTTTATGCAAGCGACCCGGATGCAAAATATTCCGGAGTAAGAGAGTACGACGTGCGGAAGATCGAGCCGCTCGTCGCATGCCCGAACCTGCCCAGCAACGTGAAGAAGGTAAAGGAATTGAAAAATATACGGATAGACCAGGTGGTCATAGGCTCCTGTACGAACGGCAGGATATCGGACCTGCGGTTTGCCGCTAAGATATTGCGCGGCAAAAAGATAAAAGAGGGTGTGCGCTTGATAGTGATACCCGGGACGCAGAAGATATACCGCGAGGCGGCGGAGGAGGGGCTTGCCCGTATATTCGTTGAGGCGGGGGGCATATTTTCCACGCCGACGTGCGGTCCGTGCCTGGGCGGCCACATGGGCATACTCGCCGAGGGAGAGCGGGCGGTCGCCACTACGAACAGGAACTTCGTAGGCAGGATGGGCAATCCGAAGAGCGAGGTCTATCTGTCCAATCCGGCTGTCGCGGCGGCAAGCGCGATCAAGGGATATATCGCGCATCCGGATGAGGTAGTCTAAATGTCACAACGTCACCATGTCACCACGTCACCGGTAAAAGCTTTTACGTGTGACCTGGTGACTCTGTGACTTGGTGACCACGAGGGGTTTACTTTGAATTATAAAGGACGCGTGCATAAATTCGGTGATGATGTCAATACGGATGAGATCCTGCCCGCACGTTATCTCGATACGACCGATAAGGCAGAGCTCGCCAGGCACTGCATGGAAGATGCCGATAAGGAATTTTCCAGGAAGGTAAAACCCGGCGATATCATCGTAGCCGGGAAGAATTTCGGATGCGGCTCCTCGCGCGAGCATGCCCCCATATCCATAAAGGCGAGCGGCGTATCCTGCGTCATAGCCGGTAACTTTGCCAGGATATTCTTCAGGAACAGCATAAATATAGGCCTGCCTATAATAGAGTGCGAAGAGGCCTCGGAGAGGATAAGGCCGCGGGATCTTCTCAGGGTCAATACGAAGCTCGGCATCATAAGGAACATGACAAGGAAAGAGAGTTACAGGTTCGAGAAGTATCCGCCTTTCATGCAGCGGATCATCCGCGCAGGCGGGCTGATGGAATCTATACGGAGGAAAAAACGTGTATAAGATAGCAGTAATACCCGGAGACGGGACGGGCCCGGAAGTGGTGAGGGAGGGGCTCAAGGTGATGAAGGCCGCATCCCGGAAATTCGGGTTCGGTTATAAGGAAGAGGTCTTCGATTACGGCGGCAACAGGTATCTGAAGACAGGGAAGACGATAACCGATAAGGAGCTTGCCGGCCTGAAGAAGTTCGACGCAATATATCTGGGTGCCATAGGCCACCCGGACGTAAAGCCCGGCATCCTTGAGCAGGGGATACTCCTGAAGACGCGTTTCGACCTTGACCAATACATAAACCTGCGCCCGGTAAAGTTATATAATGCAGATTTTTGTCCTCTTAAGGATAAAGGGCCGGCCGATATAGATTTTGTGGTCGTCAGAGAGAATTCCGAAGGCCTCTACAAGGGTATGGGCGAATTCCGGAATAAGGGTACGAAGAAGGAAGTGGCTATACAGATATCATACAATACCAGGAAGGGCGTGGAGCGCTGCATCAGGTACGCCTTCGAATATTGCCGGAAACGGAACAAGAGAAAGAAGCTGACGCTATGCGGGAAGACGAACGTCCTTACGTATGCATGGGACCTGTGGCAGAGGACTTTCAATGAGGTCAAGTCGGACTATCCGGATATCCAGACCGATTACGCTCACGTAGACGCTACGACCATGTGGTTCGTAAAGAACCCGGAGTGGTTCGATACGATAGTCACAGACAATATTTTCGGCGATATAATAACGGACCTAGGCGCCATGATCCAGGGCGGTATGGGAATAGCGGCAGGCGGGAACATAAACCCTGAAGGCGTCTCCATGTTCGAGCCGATAGGAGGTTCCGCGCCCAAATATACGGGCAAAGATGTCATAAATCCTCTCGCCGCCATATGCGCGGCAGGGATGCTTCTGGATAATATAGGAGAGGAGAAGGCCGGTAAGGCGGTCGAGAGCTCGGTCATAAAGGTCGCGACGACGAAGCTGAAGAGCCTGGCCGCCGGTAAGATGGGATATTCCACACAAGAGGTCGGAGATATGGTGGCGGAGAATATATAAAATGTCACCATGTCACAACGTCACCATGTCACACGTAAAAGCTTTTACCGGTGACTTGGTGACATGGTGTCTTGGTGACTTTAAAAACGTGAGAATCTATGGCTAAGAGATATAA
This DNA window, taken from Candidatus Omnitrophota bacterium, encodes the following:
- a CDS encoding ComF family protein produces the protein MICAMKSAGVIAKSILNLVYPLRCALCGKDLDPLGRSGVCAACLHTVRRNPGPHCRKCGRSVQDGPGLCAECRTHHFHFEMARSACLYEGALKELIRLFKYKGRISLGRTLSSFLIDLACEDKDLLGGIDTVTYVPVQEALLRKREFNHSKVLAARLGDESGIPLADMLQKTRSTKRQNELSRAGRLTNLRGAFRAARRSAVSGKNILIVDDVMTTGATLDECAKTLLDAGAGKVRCLTLARGL
- a CDS encoding 3-isopropylmalate dehydratase small subunit, with the translated sequence MNYKGRVHKFGDDVNTDEILPARYLDTTDKAELARHCMEDADKEFSRKVKPGDIIVAGKNFGCGSSREHAPISIKASGVSCVIAGNFARIFFRNSINIGLPIIECEEASERIRPRDLLRVNTKLGIIRNMTRKESYRFEKYPPFMQRIIRAGGLMESIRRKKRV
- a CDS encoding class II fructose-bisphosphate aldolase encodes the protein MGRRPLDMDKLALELALADDRSVKGELAKKILDLGYKNGIYPSSINGFYMARGRGETRGDFTVPAINLRTMTYDLAKAIFRVAGKMNAGAFIFEIAKSEMGYTGQPPAEYTAVCVAAALKEGWKGPVFIQGDHFQVSAKNYKQDPVKELDGLKALITQAMESGFYNIDIDSSTLVDLSKSDIKKQQKLNYEVCAELTNFIRRNQPRGIEVSVGGEIGEVGSKNSTPEDLRAFMGGYRERLRKGRTGISKISIQTGTSHGGVVLPDGTVAKVKLDFDTLKNLSKIAREEYGLAGAVQHGASTLPSDAFGKFPEEGTAEVHLATEFQNMVYESAHFPKELKGAIYDWLKKTQGAERKPDQTEEQFLYSARKKALGQFKKDILGLPAGTKDTIAREIEAKFEFLFNKLNVAGTKDEVLKHTVLKRVISRKRGEGPAKDVEISHEGAD
- the leuC gene encoding 3-isopropylmalate dehydratase large subunit, coding for MGYTITEKILLKHTKAKEIHPGEFLNARVDLCLGNDITAPFAIEEFEKLGLAKVFDRKRIALVPDHFAPAKDMKSANQCKKLAEFSRKYGIVNYFEVGKMGIEHALLPETGLVLPGDLVIGADSHTCTYGALGAFSTGIGSTDLAAAFATGECWLRVPESMKFIFFGRLNRWVGGKDLILHTIGDIGVDGARYRAMEFCGETIEALPIDDRLSMCNMAIEAGGKNGIIAPDKITMRYIRSIKDKRRAGYGKVYASDPDAKYSGVREYDVRKIEPLVACPNLPSNVKKVKELKNIRIDQVVIGSCTNGRISDLRFAAKILRGKKIKEGVRLIVIPGTQKIYREAAEEGLARIFVEAGGIFSTPTCGPCLGGHMGILAEGERAVATTNRNFVGRMGNPKSEVYLSNPAVAAASAIKGYIAHPDEVV
- a CDS encoding 3-isopropylmalate dehydrogenase, encoding MYKIAVIPGDGTGPEVVREGLKVMKAASRKFGFGYKEEVFDYGGNRYLKTGKTITDKELAGLKKFDAIYLGAIGHPDVKPGILEQGILLKTRFDLDQYINLRPVKLYNADFCPLKDKGPADIDFVVVRENSEGLYKGMGEFRNKGTKKEVAIQISYNTRKGVERCIRYAFEYCRKRNKRKKLTLCGKTNVLTYAWDLWQRTFNEVKSDYPDIQTDYAHVDATTMWFVKNPEWFDTIVTDNIFGDIITDLGAMIQGGMGIAAGGNINPEGVSMFEPIGGSAPKYTGKDVINPLAAICAAGMLLDNIGEEKAGKAVESSVIKVATTKLKSLAAGKMGYSTQEVGDMVAENI
- the lptG gene encoding LPS export ABC transporter permease LptG; translation: MKIVDRYIVRGFLGPFLWCLFIFIIMAVIIDVFSFIDDIVKYKIPFSSLVAFYVYYCPTIFIQITPMAVLLSAIYMLSNLNKHNEITAMKSSGISLWRILAPILICGFVISVVVFIVNDRIIPMSSKISNVIRRDELEKDKRKGRDQGIIENVAVYGAGNRIVFARNYDIEKKTLGDVIIHEHDSSQRLISKTTASSGVWTDEGWKFYKVIMYKIDNAGKILGEPQFFAERVIPIKEKPNDFANREWRADFVSFRELSHYIKNFSGAGTRLTRGLLVDLHYKVAFPFISLIIILVGTPFAIITTRGGVLIGIGMSIMIGLLYYAAIAVSVAFGKAGFIPPIAGAWLGNVLFAAIGVYLVNKRS
- the nth gene encoding endonuclease III — translated: MGQKIRKIIALLHRAYGRPRPWRRTDPVDELVRTVLSQNTNDRNSLAAFAILKRAFRSWKGVLDVDTRRLARLIRHAGLANIKAARIKGILEEIRRREGEITLSSLKSSDIRHSLEYLTSLKGVGPKTASCVLLFSFGKPVMPVDTHIFRVAKRLGLIEADSDIAEAHRILTGAVPKSLIYEFHLGIIEHGRRTCRARDPRCGECLLYRVCRFDKKEFFSKRGQR
- the ahcY gene encoding adenosylhomocysteinase translates to MKYDVKDLSLAKRGKLRIEWANEYMDVLGLVRKRFKKERPLKGLKVACCLHVTTETANLMDTLKAGGAHVALCASNPLSTQDDVAASLVKDFGISTFSIKGEGSGTYYKHLNGALDIGPDITMDDGADLVSTIHKTRKDLVGQILGGTEETTTGVIRLRNLEREGRLLYPIIAVNDADTKHLFDNRYGTGQSTIDGILRATNMLLAGSNFVVCGYGWCGRGVAMRARGMGANVFIAETDPLKALEAVMDGYNVTSLREACKVGNVFITVTGDMHVLRKEHFELMPDGAIIANSGHFNVEIDIPALAKLSKKRRTVRESVEEYTLKDGRRINLLGEGRLVNLAAAEGHPASVMDMSFADQALCCEYIAKNYKDLKKKVYKVPGHIDRDVAKLKLESLGIRIDSLTEEQKRYLESWESGT
- a CDS encoding N-acetyltransferase, which translates into the protein MIRKANLNDVKKIQKLINHYARHNQMLPRSLNELYENIRDFFVYAEGNAIYGCCALHIDWEDLAEIKSLAVAKSKSGKGIGRRLLMQCLKEAKGLKVKRIFALTYIPGFFELFGFSVVSKKELPHKIWSECIKCVYFTGCKEIAMMKEI